A single region of the Branchiostoma lanceolatum isolate klBraLanc5 chromosome 1, klBraLanc5.hap2, whole genome shotgun sequence genome encodes:
- the LOC136433560 gene encoding pulmonary surfactant-associated protein D-like, whose protein sequence is MAAVRFTNLESPPGIKATGRGRPPGPPGEKGATGPAGPRSVGPPGPPGEKGATGRAGPGSVGPPGSPGEKGATGPAGPGSVGPPGPPGEKGATGPAGPGSVGPPGPPGEKGATGPAGPRSVGPPGPPGEKGSSGPPGPIGPRGLIGTPGIQGGSVCSGPTGTIAASCPDGYTKWREMCFKSFGRVQTFWHSAGTCRKDGGTLAMPRDADTNAFLGSLLHLQAVFFWFGLHYQHDKEGFEWVDGTALGVYSAWAPGHPSFHHGECVAYDRESTNNDQWQMAACNYRPEPT, encoded by the exons ATGGCTGCAGTACGATTTACCAACCTGGAAA GCCCTCCAGGAATAAAAGCCACGGGGCGCGGTCGGCCTCccggacctccaggagaaaagggagccacggGGCCGGCTGGCCCTCGGTCtgtcgggcctcctggacccccaggagaaaagggagccacggGGCGGGCTGGCCCTGGGTCTGTTGGGCCTCCCGGATccccgggagaaaagggagccacggGGCCGGCTGGCCCCGGGTCtgtcgggcctcctggacccccaggagaaaagggagccacggGGCCGGCTGGCCCTGGGTCTGTCGGGCCTCCCGGACccccgggagaaaagggagccacggGGCCGGCTGGCCCTCGGTCTGTCGGGCCTCCCgggcctccgggagaaaagggaagCAGTGGTCCTCCGGGGCCAATCGGTCCTCGAGGGCTGATTGGGACACCTGGTATCCAAGGAGGCTCGGTGTGTTCAGGACCTACTGGAACAATTGCAG CATCCTGCCCTGACGGTTACACGAAGTGGCGCGAAATGTGCTTCAAGTCGTTTGGCAGAGTTCAGACCTTCTGGCATTCCGCCGGTACCTGTCGCAAAgatggcggcaccctcgccatgccccgagacgccgaTACCAACGCCTTCCTCGGCTCATTACTCCATCTGCAGGCGGTATTCTTCTGGTTTGGCCTGCACTATCAGCACGACAAGGAAGGCTTTGAGTGGGTAGATGGCACTGCACTTGGAGTGTACAGCGCTTGGGCTCCGGGACATCCAAGTTTCCACCATGGCGAATGCGTTGCATACGACCGAGAGTCGACAAACAATGACCAGTGGCAGATGGCAGCGTGTAACTACAG ACCCGAGCCCACGTAA
- the LOC136420245 gene encoding ankyrin-1-like: MQEVRCAPLHQAATRGHVGVAELLIKAGAQVDIRDEFGRAPLHMAAVGGHVGVAELLLKAGAQVDSRDEGGSVPLHWAASGGHVGVAELLLKAGAQVDSRDETGGVPLHKAATKGHVGVAELLLKAGAQVDSRDGAGNTPLSLAAYGGHVGVAEILVAAGAQMDSENKVGETPKDIAASKDVLNDFLFENKDDVLKGRKMILELFETGKVMGPVCCTVGPGGGALQTASCTVSVPRDAVSTETEITCQVLNPNDVTLPLKDGEMLVSDIIELGPHGTTFSEPVTVKMQYSRTSVDGEREAVMWATKDKWHWMQLKPNEKSEVTVAVYVDHFATFAVVSQLKQDQFSVPTEGGTLISTTQPAVKINFPKQAIDTRTEVKLQVQDVPRRAIEDMKAVHHSTRGLIGTSPIVEVKSTEDSTIQFKNPVTVQVPHPENYMHIQHAHPTKLRVQSEDEVESWVDVTEEANVRVTPQGLVEFDVLRSSRWIAMLVEDSYEKTEEIGPIPLQLCKWLQQCDVQFIVMQPKCNPKQLLIECTEARETEEKHARLSQQSYKGPLPSDIVRLFEGQQVQVSLEGNLSFSQIGNNSATEQHITFHSQRFNRLQVLVKAEDGEEGYEGQGYVVFYELPCVVVEPTRRSEVRQALQGEKPDGDIQPPQKLCQLPIHVPYTPPRLTEQRSEQVTSRTATEAPGPQAPWSLCMWMSSCCHICRTRTTTSSYRTLEMDHYEIHGDNEDGVRRHFFFVKENVSAAWKDLSYHLGFTSADEDNIASRNLDDKSCCMDLLNEWLNRKGENATFGVLVQALEDAGLQKVADDLNRRNCQS, translated from the exons ATGCAGGAA GTTAGATGTGCCCCGCTTCACCAGGCAGCTACAagaggacatgttggtgttgccGAACTCCTCATTAAGGCAGGAGCACAGGTGGACATCAGGGATGAG TTTGGAAGAGCCCCACTTCACATGGCAGCTGTtggaggacatgttggtgttgctgaACTCCTGCTCAAGGctggagcacaggtggacagcAGGGATGAG GGTGGAAGTGTCCCACTTCATTGGGCAGCTTCaggaggacatgttggtgttgctgaACTCCTGCTCAAGGctggagcacaggtggacagcAGGGATGAG ACTGGAGGAGTCCCACTTCACAAGGCAGCTACAAaaggacatgttggtgttgctgaACTCTTGCTTAAGGctggagcacaggtggacagcAGGGATGGG GCCGGAAACACCCCACTTTCCTTGGCAGCTTACggaggacatgttggtgttgctgaAATTCTGGTTGCGGCTGGAGCACAGATGGACAGCGAAAATAAG GTTGGCGAGACTCCAAAAGACATTGCAGCTAGTAAAGACGTTCTAAATGACTTCCTCTTTGAGAACAAAGATGATGTTCTTAAGGGAAGGAAGATGATTCTCGAGCTTTTTGAAACCGGAAAGGTGATGGG GCCCGTGTGCTGCACAGTGGGTCCTGGAGGCGGAGCCCTACAAACCGCGTCTTGTACTGTCAGTGTACCACGTGACGCTGTATCCACGGAAACAGAAATCACTTGTCAGGTGTTGAACCCCAATGACGTCACTCTACCCCTGAAGGACGGAGAGATGTTAGTGAGTGACATCATAGAGCTGGGTCCGCACGGCACAACCTTCAGTGAGCCAGTCACTGTAAAGATGCAGTACAGCAGAACGTCAGTAGATGGGGAGAGGGAGGCTGTTATGTGGGCCACAAAAGACAAATGGCATTGGATGCAGCTTAAACCTAATGAAAAG AGCGAAGTCACTGTGGCAGTGTATGTGGACCACTTTGCCACCTTTGCCGTCGTTAGTCAACTCAAACAGGACCAGTTTTCAGTGCCTACAGAGGGGGGCACGCTGATATCAACAACACAACCTGCCGTAAAAATCAACTTCCCGAAGCAAGCCATTGACACACGGACTGAAGTTAAACTACAG GTGCAAGATGTTCCAAGAAGAGCGATTGAGGATATGAAGGCAGTACATCACTCCACCCGTGGACTTATCGGCACCAGTCCGATAGTTGAAGTGAAATCTACTGAAGACTCAACAATCCAGTTCAAAAACCCAGTCACCGTGCAAGTTCCACATCCCGAAAACTACATGCACATCCAACATGCACATCCGACAAAACTCAGGGTCCAGAGTGAAGACGAAGTTGAAAGCTGGGTAGATGTAACGGAGGAAGCCAACGTCCGGGTTACACCTCAAGGACTTGTTGAGTTTGACGTCTTGCGTTCTTCAAG ATGGATTGCGATGCTTGTTGAAGACAGTTATGAAAAAACAGAAGAAATCGGACCAATTCCGTTACAACTCTGTAAATGGCTTCAACAGTGCGATGTGCAGTTCATCGTGATGCAGCCCAAGTGCAACCCAAAACAGCTCCTTATAGAATGCACAGAAGCTAGAGAGACAGAGGAGAAACATGCACGGCTATCGCAACAGTCTTACAAAGGGCCGCTACCAAGTGACATAGTGAGACTATTTGAGGGCCAACAAGTGCAAGTCAGCTTGGAAGGCAACTTGTCCTTTTCACAAATCGGGAACAACAGTGCTACTGAACAACACATCACCTTTCACAGTCAGAGGTTCAATCGTCTTCAAGTGCTGGTCAAGGCTGAAGATGGCGAGGAGGGATATGAAGGGCAAGGTTACGTTGTGTTTTACGAGTTGCCGTGTGTTGTTGTTGAACCAACTAGGAGAAGTGAAGTTCGACAAGCTCTCCAGGGCGAGAAACCTGACGGAGATATACAGCCACCTCAAAAGCTGTGTCAGCTTCCAATTCATGTACCGTATACACCTCCTCGGCTGACAGAACAg CGCTCAGAGCAAGTGACATCCCGTACGGCAACTGAAG CACCTGGTCCACAAGCTCCATGGAGCCTGTGCATGTGGATGTCCAGCTGTTGTCACATTTGTAGGACCAGGACTACAACATCATCCTACCGTACTTTGGAAATGGATCACT ATGAGATACATGGTGATAATGAAGATG GTGTAAGGAGACACTTCTTCTTCGTCAAAGAAAACGTCAGTGCCGCTTGGAAGGATCTTTCGTACCATCTCGGATTCACGTCAGCTGACGAAGATAACATTGCAAGCAGAAACCTGGATGACAAATCCTGCTGCATGGATTTGCTGAATGAGTGGCTTAACCGCAAAGGGGAGAATGCAACCTTTGGGGTTCTGGTACAGGCTCTGGAAGACGCGGGGTTGCAGAAAGTTGCAGATGATCTAAATCGAAGAAACTGTCAG AGCTAA
- the LOC136441383 gene encoding cytochrome P450 2U1-like yields MKEREIVREDEKGVPLTDVFADWSKKYGDVFTYCLGPKRRIALNGYGAIHEALVKNAENFSSRPPGSDILSPDEKALGIVQEPYGPKWKKQRKFTLMSLRDFGVGKRSMEGKILEEARALGDEICTTDGRAFSITQMMQNAVANVICSIVFGCRYEYDDASFKALLKSMNGLLSGNILGYLAILFRPLRVLPGFSKSYQDVKQNQDKVVDHIKDKIREHEETFDPNDIRDFIDAFLLESKKVQRDENSTFNEQEHEAIVYQLFLAGTDTTSTTLRWALLYMILHPDIQGKVQQEIDSVLGPNLEPSMKHRSQVKEKFRRMMHNHPDQSNHMPYTEATLAEVLRMAPVAPLSVPHATSNDTVFRGYNVPKDTAVVVNIWSANHDPNLWPEPDNFDPTRFINDAGKYVKSDKVITFSMGRRVCLGEQLARMEIFLIFTSLLQRFTFKLPEGAPKPSEKGIHGGIYQPVPFKMMAEQRE; encoded by the exons ATGAAAGAAAGAGAGATTGTAAGAGAGGATGAGAAG GGTGTTCCTCTTACGGACGTCTTCGCTGACTGGTCTAAGAAGTACGGTGACGTGTTCACCTACTGTCTTGGGCCCAAGCGTAGGATAGCTCTAAACGGTTACGGCGCCATCCACGAGGCACTGGTGAAGAACGCCGAGAATTTCTCCAGCCGTCCTCCGGGATCAGATATCCTAAGTCCAGATGAAAAGGCGTTAG GAATAGTCCAAGAACCCTACGGCCCGAAATGGAAGAAACAGCGCAAGTTCACCCTGATGAGTCTCCGCGACTTCGGAGTTGGGAAGAGAAGCATGGAGGGGAAGATTCTCGAAGAGGCGCGAGCCCTTGGAGACGAGATCTGTACAACAGACGGTCGCGCCTTTTCCATCACCCAGATGATGCAGAATGCAGTTGCAAACGTCATCTGTTCAATTGTGTTCGGTTGTCGTTATGAATATGATGACGCGTCTTTCAAAGCTCTTCTCAAATCGATGAATGGACTTTTATCTGGAAATATTTTAGGGTATCTTGCAATACTGTTCCGTCCATTGAGGGTCCTCCCTGGTTTTAGCAAAAGCTATCAAGACGTAAAACAGAATCAAGATAAGGTCGTGGACCACATCAAGGACAAAATCAGAGAGCATGAGGAAACGTTTGATCCGAATGACATCCGAGACTTCATTGATGCTTTTCTATTGGAGTCAAAAAAGGTACAGAGGGACGAAAACTCCACCTTCAATGAGCAAGAGCATGAAGCA ATCGTCTATCAGCTGTTCCTCGCCGGTACTGACACGACATCCACCACCCTCCGCTGGGCCCTGCTCTACATGATCCTCCATCCGGACATCCAGGGGAAAGTACAGCAGGAGATAGACAGCGTGCTGGGACCCAACCTGGAGCCGTCCATGAAACATCGTAGTCAGGTGAAAGAGAAATTCCGACG TATGATGCacaatcaccccgaccaatcaaaccat ATGCCGTACACGGAGGCCACCCTGGCGGAAGTGCTGAGAATGGCCCCTGTTGCACCACTCTCCGTTCCTCACGCCACGAGCAACGACACGGTATTCAGGGGATACAACGTCCCAAAG GATACCGCGGTGGTAGTGAACATCTGGTCGGCGAACCATGACCCCAACCTGTGGCCGGAGCCGGACAACTTTGACCCAACTCGCTTCATCAATGACGCCGGCAAATATGTGAAGAGTGATAAAGTTATAACGTTCTCCATGG GTCGTCGTGTCTGTCTCGGTGAGCAGCTGGCCAGGATGGAGATCTTCCTCATCTTCACATCTCTCCTGCAGCGCTTCACATTCAaactgccagagggcgctcctaAGCCTTCAGAGAAAGGAATACATGGGGGAATATATCAGCCTGTGCCATTTAAGATGATGGCTGAACAAAGAGAGTGA